A genomic region of Eucalyptus grandis isolate ANBG69807.140 chromosome 5, ASM1654582v1, whole genome shotgun sequence contains the following coding sequences:
- the LOC104446960 gene encoding ankyrin repeat-containing protein ITN1, which produces MESEIYEAAVKGNVHSLRQLLGKDKLLLDRIMIGNHTETPLHIAAMLGHLEFVEEVLARKAELAREQDSQRSTPLHLAAAKGYLNIVTNLLRVNPEICFVRDKYERNPLHVAAMKGHVDVLEFLVRARPDAAHSVIEHGQTILHLCMKHNRFEALKLLMDILGDDQFINLRDEYGNTILHLAASDRQTKTIVFLLQKGVNPNITNSRGLTALGLLAQGESTGRTSEIKNSLPRTLENHEPSKRLVYENNTVTTLHSPIGEEDKREQKRKWQNSMHKTLMVVATLLATMAFQTSITPPGGLWQEDFPGEKDVKAHTAGESIMADRYPSRYKSFVICNTVSFIASLSIIMLLVSGLPLRQRRITTWIAMLTTWIAITFMAATYAISFSVFTPPKELETFVDAIGWAVLAWLGLMALLFLWHVVRLIRKLVRKVLKFVRKASTEHNQEGLTV; this is translated from the exons ATGGAGTCTGAAATTTACGAAGCCGCTGTGAAAGGAAATGTGCATTCTTTGCGTCAGTTGCTTGGAAAAGATAAGCTACTTCTTGATCGAATCATGATCGGGAATCACACTGAGACTCCTCTGCACATCGCAGCCATGCTCGGGCACCTGGAATTCGTGGAAGAGGTCCTAGCTCGGAAGGCTGAGCTAGCAAGAGAGCAAGATTCTCAGAGATCTACGCCTCTTCATCTTGCAGCAGCAAAAGGGTACCTTAACATAGTGACAAACTTGTTAAGAGTCAACCCTGAAATATGTTTCGTCCGTGACAAATACGAAAGAAACCCTCTTCATGTTGCAGCCATGAAAGGCCATGTGGATGTGTTGGAATTCTTGGTTAGAGCAAGACCCGATGCAGCCCATAGTGTCATCGAACATGGCCAGACAATCTTGCATTTATGCATGAAGCATAACAGATTTGAAGCTTTGAAGCTTTTGATGGATATCTTGGGCGATGATCAGTTCATCAACTTGAGGGATGAATATGGCAACACAATTTTGCATTTGGCTGCTTCAGATAGACAAACTAAG ACTATAGTCTTCCTGCTTCAGAAAGGAGTAAATCCGAACATTACTAACTCTAGAGGTCTCACAGCACTCGGCCTATTAGCACAAGGCGAAAGCACGGGAAGAACCTCGGAGATTAAGAATTCTCTTCCTCGAACTTTAGAGAATCATGAGCCATCCAAACGATTAGTCTATGAAAATAACACGGTCACCACCTTGCATTCACCTATAGGAGAAGAGGACAAAAGGGAACAAAAGAGAAAGTGGCAAAACAGTATGCATAAGACGCTAATGGTGGTAGCGACATTGCTAGCAACCATGGCATTCCAAACCAGTATTACCCCGCCTGGTGGCCTTTGGCAAGAAGATTTCCCAGGCGAGAAGGATGTTAAGGCACATACTGCGGGTGAGTCCATAATGGCAGATAGGTACCCATCTCGTTACAAGTCTTTTGTAATATGTAACACTGTGAGCTTCATCGCATCGCTTAGCATCATTATGCTTCTCGTAAGTGGTCTTCCTCTAAGGCAGCGTCGTATCACCACGTGGATTGCAATGCTGACTACATGGATTGCGATAACCTTCATGGCGGCGACTTATGCCATCTCTTTTTCTGTCTTCACACCGCCGAAAGAACTGGAAACTTTCGTTGACGCAATTGGATGGGCAGTGCTGGCATGGCTCGGATTGATGGCTCTTCTTTTCCTATGGCACGTTGTTCGCTTAATCCGGAAATTAGTACgcaaagtcctaaaatttgtacGCAAAGCCTCAACAGAACACAACCAAGAGGGTCTTACGGTTTAG
- the LOC104446963 gene encoding ankyrin repeat-containing protein ITN1-like, whose protein sequence is MESEIYEAAVKGNVHSLRQLLGKDKLLLDRIMIGNHTETPLHIAAMLGHLEFVEEVLARKAELAREQDSQRSTPLHLAAAKGYLNIVTNLLRVNPEICFVRDKYERNPLHVAAMKGHVDVLEFLVRARPNAAHSVIEHGQTILHLCVKHNRFEALKLLMDILGDDQFINLRDEYGNTILHLAASDRQTKTIVFLLQKGVNPNITNSRGFTALGLLAQGESTGRTSEIKNSLPRTLENHEPSKQLVHENNTVTTLHSPIGEEDKREQEDKREQKDKREQKRKWQTSMHKTLMVVATLLATMAFQTSITPPGGLWQEDSKGEKGVKAHTAGESIMADRHPSRYRSFVICNTVSFIASLSIIMLLVSGLPLRQRRITTWIAMLTTWIAITFMAATYAISFSVFTPPKELETFVDAIGWAVLAWLGLMALIFLWHVVRLIGKLVRQVLKFVRKASTEHNQEGLTV, encoded by the exons ATGGAGTCTGAAATTTACGAAGCCGCTGTGAAAGGAAATGTGCATTCTTTGCGTCAGTTGCTTGGAAAAGATAAGCTACTTCTTGATCGAATCATGATCGGGAATCACACTGAGACTCCTCTGCACATCGCAGCCATGCTTGGACACCTGGAATTCGTGGAAGAGGTCCTAGCTCGGAAGGCTGAGCTAGCGAGAGAGCAAGATTCTCAGAGATCTACGCCTCTTCATCTTGCAGCAGCAAAAGGGTACCTTAACATAGTGACAAACTTGTTAAGAGTCAACCCTGAAATATGTTTCGTCCGTGACAAATACGAAAGAAACCCTCTTCATGTCGCAGCCATGAAAGGTCATGTGGATGTGTTGGAATTCTTGGTTAGAGCAAGACCCAATGCAGCCCATAGTGTCATCGAACATGGCCAGACAATCTTGCATTTATGCGTGAAGCATAACAGATTTGAAGCTTTGAAGCTTTTGATGGATATCTTGGGCGATGATCAGTTCATCAACTTGAGGGATGAATATGGCAACACAATTTTGCATTTGGCTGCTTCAGATAGACAAACTAAG ACTATAGTCTTCCTGCTTCAGAAAGGAGTAAATCCGAACATTACTAACTCTAGAGGTTTCACAGCACTCGGCCTATTAGCACAAGGCGAAAGCACGGGAAGAACCTCGGAGATTAAGAATTCTCTTCCTCGAACTTTAGAGAATCATGAGCCATCCAAACAATTAGTCCATGAAAATAACACGGTCACCACCTTGCATTCACCTATAGGAGAAGAGGACAAAAGGGAACAAGAGGACAAAAGGGAACAAAAGGACAAAAGGGAACAAAAGAGAAAGTGGCAAACCAGTATGCATAAGACGCTAATGGTGGTAGCGACATTGCTAGCAACCATGGCATTCCAAACCAGTATTACCCCGCCTGGTGGCCTTTGGCAAGAAGATTCCAAAGGCGAGAAGGGTGTTAAGGCACATACTGCGGGTGAGTCCATAATGGCAGATAGGCACCCATCTCGTTACAGGTCTTTTGTAATATGTAACACTGTGAGCTTCATCGCATCGCTTAGCATCATTATGCTTCTCGTAAGTGGTCTTCCTCTAAGGCAGCGTCGTATCACCACGTGGATTGCAATGCTGACTACGTGGATTGCGATAACCTTCATGGCGGCGACTTATGCCATCTCTTTTTCTGTCTTCACACCGCCGAAAGAACTGGAAACTTTCGTTGACGCAATTGGATGGGCAGTGCTGGCATGGCTCGGATTGATGGCTCTTATTTTCCTATGGCACGTTGTTCGCTTAATCGGGAAATTAGTACgccaagtcctaaaatttgtacGCAAAGCCTCAACAGAACACAACCAAGAGGGTCTTACGGTTTAG